From the Egibacteraceae bacterium genome, one window contains:
- a CDS encoding DUF58 domain-containing protein, producing the protein MTARGISLVVASVLLWGLGRTLGLPELFVVAASSGALVGVAGLAVWLSTATVAARRVVGSARLPAGARTDVRLELRSDSWLPSSLLLVEDQCHYGLRPPHDADPPRVVVAGLAPGRTVSFDYELAGQSRGRYTVGPLSLRIRDPFGLVERVRRYPGTDEVLVLPRIEVLGEGITRGNHRGSEASDRRRLFTSGDEFYTLREYVTGDDLRQVHWPSTAHRATLMVRQQELPWEPEAVLFCDTRARAHHGTGPDSTLEKAVSVTASLVAHLAERRYDVRLGTEADGHAPQAAGLDTLLDRLAELDASDVERLSPALSRLRGAEAGGLLAAIVCPPPGSGPVRAHPDVRALIGCGRRFSGRLAIVVAPGTGGAGSRSAELARVLTGAGWRAVTVGPRDALADAWPALVSANRRTATGVRG; encoded by the coding sequence GTGACGGCTCGCGGGATCTCCCTCGTCGTCGCCAGCGTCCTGCTGTGGGGGCTCGGCCGCACGCTGGGCCTGCCTGAGCTGTTCGTCGTGGCCGCCTCGAGCGGCGCGCTCGTCGGGGTCGCCGGGCTCGCGGTGTGGCTGTCGACGGCCACGGTCGCCGCTCGCCGTGTCGTCGGCAGCGCCCGGCTGCCGGCCGGGGCGCGCACCGACGTGCGCCTCGAGCTGCGCAGCGACTCGTGGCTGCCCTCGTCGCTCCTGCTTGTCGAGGACCAGTGCCACTACGGCCTCCGCCCGCCGCACGACGCCGATCCGCCTCGCGTCGTCGTCGCGGGGCTCGCTCCGGGGCGCACGGTGTCGTTCGACTACGAGCTGGCCGGGCAGAGCCGGGGCCGCTACACGGTCGGTCCGCTGAGCCTGCGCATCCGTGACCCGTTCGGCCTCGTCGAGCGGGTGCGCCGCTACCCGGGAACGGACGAGGTGCTCGTCCTGCCCCGCATCGAGGTGCTCGGCGAGGGGATCACGCGGGGCAACCATCGTGGGTCGGAGGCGAGCGACCGCCGCCGCCTGTTCACCTCCGGCGACGAGTTCTACACGCTGCGGGAGTACGTCACGGGCGACGACCTGCGCCAGGTGCACTGGCCGTCGACCGCGCACCGCGCGACCCTCATGGTGCGCCAGCAGGAGCTGCCCTGGGAGCCCGAGGCGGTGCTGTTCTGCGACACCCGCGCGCGCGCCCATCACGGGACCGGGCCCGACTCGACGCTCGAGAAGGCGGTGTCGGTCACGGCCAGCCTGGTCGCGCATCTCGCCGAGCGCCGCTACGACGTGCGGCTCGGAACCGAGGCGGACGGGCACGCCCCCCAGGCGGCCGGCCTCGACACGCTCCTCGACCGCCTCGCCGAGCTCGATGCCTCCGACGTGGAGCGGCTCAGCCCGGCCCTGTCACGGCTGCGGGGCGCGGAGGCCGGCGGGCTGCTCGCCGCAATCGTCTGCCCGCCCCCGGGGTCCGGCCCGGTCCGCGCACATCCCGACGTGCGCGCCCTCATCGGGTGCGGCCGGCGGTTCAGCGGCAGGCTCGCGATCGTCGTCGCCCCCGGCACGGGCGGCGCCGGGTCCCGGTCGGCGGAGCTCGCGCGGGTGCTCACCGGTGCCGGCTGGAGGGCGGTGACGGTTGGCCCGCGCGACGCGCTCGCCGACGCCTGGCCCGCCCTGGTCAGCGCCAACCGGCGCACCGCCACGGGGGTGCGCGGATGA
- a CDS encoding MoxR family ATPase: MATRRKAGPDIPHLARAYERIERNVESVVEGKPEVVRLALVALLAEGHLLIEDIPGVGKTLLAKAIARSLACSVRRVQFTPDLLPSDITGVTVFNQEHGDFEFKPGAVFANVVLGDEINRAGPKTQSALLEAMEERQVTVDGTTYELAVPFMVIATQNPIELEGTYPLPEAQRDRFLMRLSVGYPSVEAELEILDVHGDGDRLAELQPVAEAQEIAAMVAAARTVHVADPLKRYIVDLVRATRVHPAVELGASPRASLALLRASRALAAFAGRDYVVPDDVKRLVQPVLAHRLILAPGAADGDAAVAEVLGELLSSVPIPAGR, from the coding sequence GTGGCGACGAGACGCAAGGCGGGGCCCGACATCCCCCACCTCGCCCGGGCCTACGAGCGGATCGAGCGCAACGTCGAGTCGGTCGTCGAGGGCAAGCCCGAGGTCGTCCGTCTCGCGCTCGTCGCCCTGCTCGCGGAGGGCCACCTGCTGATCGAGGACATCCCGGGGGTCGGCAAGACCCTGCTCGCGAAGGCCATCGCCCGCTCTCTGGCCTGCAGCGTCCGGCGGGTGCAGTTCACCCCCGATCTCCTGCCGAGCGACATCACCGGCGTCACGGTGTTCAACCAGGAGCACGGGGACTTCGAGTTCAAGCCGGGCGCCGTCTTCGCGAACGTCGTGCTCGGCGACGAGATCAACCGGGCCGGGCCGAAGACGCAGTCGGCGCTGCTCGAGGCCATGGAGGAGCGCCAGGTCACCGTCGACGGCACGACCTACGAGCTCGCAGTGCCCTTCATGGTCATCGCCACCCAGAACCCCATCGAGCTCGAGGGCACCTACCCGCTGCCCGAGGCGCAGCGCGACCGCTTCCTCATGCGGCTGTCGGTGGGCTACCCGTCCGTGGAGGCCGAGCTCGAGATCCTCGACGTCCACGGGGACGGCGACCGGCTCGCCGAGCTCCAGCCGGTCGCCGAGGCGCAGGAGATCGCCGCGATGGTGGCGGCGGCGCGGACCGTCCACGTCGCGGACCCGCTGAAGCGCTACATCGTCGACCTCGTGCGGGCGACGCGCGTGCACCCTGCGGTGGAGCTCGGGGCCTCCCCCCGCGCCTCGCTCGCCCTGCTGCGCGCGAGCCGCGCACTGGCCGCCTTCGCCGGGCGCGACTACGTGGTCCCCGACGACGTGAAGCGTCTCGTCCAGCCGGTGCTCGCTCACCGGCTCATCCTGGCGCCGGGGGCGGCGGACGGTGACGCGGCGGTGGCCGAGGTCCTCGGCGAGCTGCTCTCCTCGGTGCCGATCCCCGCGGGGCGGTGA
- a CDS encoding TetR/AcrR family transcriptional regulator, with translation MTEQRLAADEAARSRGERTAQRLREAAREAFAELGWQATRVEDIVKRAGVSHGTFYTYYENKTAVLAALVRDSEAAFSALAAAPWKADDVRGALERVIGGFLERYRADAVIMRTWLQAARDERGFSSLYVESRALFVDRVAEHVAAAVAASGRDAVPPARTVASSLVAMVEHFAYCWLVLGEEHAAADVVDSLVLVWGSTLNALAGFEVVDLAPSGSPGGG, from the coding sequence ATGACCGAACAACGGCTGGCCGCGGACGAGGCGGCGCGCTCCCGGGGCGAGCGCACCGCGCAACGATTGCGGGAGGCCGCCCGCGAGGCCTTCGCCGAGCTCGGCTGGCAGGCCACCCGCGTGGAGGACATCGTCAAGCGCGCGGGCGTGTCCCACGGCACCTTCTACACCTACTACGAGAACAAGACCGCCGTGCTCGCCGCGCTCGTGCGCGACAGCGAGGCGGCGTTCTCCGCGCTCGCGGCCGCGCCCTGGAAGGCCGACGACGTCCGGGGCGCACTCGAACGGGTCATCGGCGGGTTCCTCGAGCGCTACCGGGCCGATGCGGTCATCATGCGCACCTGGCTGCAGGCCGCCCGTGACGAGCGCGGCTTCTCGAGCCTCTACGTCGAGTCCCGGGCGCTGTTCGTCGACCGGGTCGCCGAGCACGTGGCCGCGGCGGTCGCCGCCTCCGGACGCGACGCCGTGCCACCCGCCCGCACTGTCGCCTCGTCCCTCGTCGCGATGGTCGAGCACTTCGCCTACTGCTGGCTCGTCCTCGGCGAGGAGCACGCCGCCGCCGACGTCGTCGACTCGCTCGTGCTCGTGTGGGGCTCGACGCTGAACGCGCTCGCCGGGTTCGAGGTCGTCGACCTCGCCCCGAGCGGCTCCCCCGGCGGGGGTTGA
- a CDS encoding HNH endonuclease: MGPSLGTPVGACGVEPRREPTSLTSPPAAAAGGSNGHACAAHDALAHEEEDAGEPGVRRVAASPGRAAKVLVLNATMEPLCVVPARRAIVLVLTSKADVVHANGHRFRSASLDVAAPSVVRLRRFVHVPYRRRAALSRRGVFLRDDYLCQYCGRAAENVDHVVPRSRGGAHEWENVVAACRRCNGRKRDQTPAEARMTLRRMPYAPRAEFWLIVAVGRVEPHWHAYLGDLLTG; this comes from the coding sequence GTGGGCCCGTCCCTGGGGACACCAGTCGGGGCGTGCGGCGTCGAGCCGCGACGTGAGCCGACGTCCCTGACCTCCCCACCCGCCGCGGCGGCGGGTGGGTCGAACGGCCACGCCTGCGCCGCCCACGACGCCCTCGCGCATGAGGAGGAGGACGCCGGCGAACCCGGCGTACGCCGCGTCGCCGCGTCCCCCGGCAGGGCCGCGAAGGTCCTCGTCCTCAACGCGACGATGGAGCCGCTCTGCGTCGTGCCCGCGCGCCGCGCGATCGTGCTGGTCCTCACGAGCAAGGCCGACGTCGTCCACGCGAACGGTCACCGGTTCCGGTCCGCGTCGCTCGACGTCGCCGCCCCCTCCGTCGTGCGGCTGCGGCGCTTCGTGCACGTGCCCTACCGCCGCCGCGCGGCGCTCAGCCGGCGGGGGGTGTTCCTGCGCGACGACTACCTCTGCCAGTACTGCGGCCGCGCCGCGGAGAACGTCGACCACGTCGTGCCGCGCAGCCGCGGCGGGGCCCACGAGTGGGAGAACGTCGTCGCCGCCTGCCGCCGTTGCAACGGCCGCAAGCGCGACCAGACGCCCGCCGAGGCCAGGATGACCCTGCGGCGGATGCCCTACGCTCCCCGCGCCGAGTTCTGGCTGATCGTGGCCGTCGGCAGGGTCGAGCCGCACTGGCACGCCTACCTCGGTGACCTCCTGACGGGTTGA